One Halodesulfovibrio sp. DNA window includes the following coding sequences:
- a CDS encoding sodium:proton antiporter, with amino-acid sequence MLFTKLLTLLATLLLPCVAVASSAAGAPHLDGAALSSIWVLPFACMLLSIAILPLVAPHFWHHHFGKISLFWALCFLVPFTVKFGFSLALYETLHALLLEYFPFIILLLTLFTVAGGVRLTGSLVGTPVINTLILVIGTALASWMGTTGAAMLLIRPLLRANAHRKYKIHSVVFFIFLVANIGGSLTPLGDPPLFLGFLQGVDFFWTTKHMLLPMLFTATVLTGIYFILDTYLFGKEGRPSPEGADACGGEKLGLDGKVNLILLIGVIGAVLLSGMWNPHVEFNVYHVHVELQNVVRDVLLLIITGLSLKLTDNECRRLNDFNWFPIQEVGKLFIGIFLSMIPAIAILKAGKDGALASVINMVTDTNGEPVNVMYFWLTGILSSFLDNAPTYLVFFNTAGGDAAHLMGDMASTLLAVSAGAVFMGANTYIGNAPNFMVRAIAEDQGVKMPSFFGYMAWSFGILIPIFLMVTFIFF; translated from the coding sequence ATGTTGTTTACAAAACTACTGACGTTACTTGCAACGCTTTTGCTGCCGTGCGTTGCAGTTGCTTCTTCTGCTGCTGGAGCACCGCACCTTGATGGTGCTGCTCTTTCTAGCATATGGGTGCTGCCATTTGCCTGTATGTTACTTTCCATTGCTATTTTGCCTTTAGTTGCTCCGCACTTCTGGCATCACCACTTCGGAAAAATTTCTTTATTCTGGGCTTTATGCTTTCTTGTACCATTCACAGTTAAGTTTGGTTTTTCACTTGCGCTCTACGAAACACTACACGCGCTTCTATTAGAGTATTTCCCGTTCATCATCCTTTTGCTGACACTTTTTACTGTTGCAGGCGGCGTACGGCTTACCGGTTCTTTGGTGGGCACTCCTGTCATCAACACACTCATCTTAGTTATCGGTACAGCACTTGCCAGCTGGATGGGAACAACAGGCGCAGCAATGTTGCTTATCCGCCCACTGTTGCGTGCTAACGCACACCGTAAATACAAAATTCATTCAGTTGTCTTTTTTATCTTCCTTGTAGCAAACATTGGTGGCTCCCTTACTCCACTTGGTGACCCGCCACTCTTTCTCGGCTTCCTGCAAGGCGTAGACTTCTTCTGGACAACTAAACACATGCTGCTTCCAATGCTGTTTACTGCAACAGTTCTGACCGGCATATACTTTATTCTCGACACCTACCTTTTCGGAAAAGAAGGACGTCCATCCCCAGAGGGTGCCGACGCTTGCGGTGGCGAAAAACTCGGTCTCGACGGCAAAGTAAACCTTATTCTGCTTATCGGTGTAATCGGTGCTGTACTGCTTTCCGGCATGTGGAATCCACACGTTGAATTCAACGTGTACCATGTTCATGTGGAATTGCAGAATGTCGTCCGTGATGTTCTCCTGCTCATTATCACAGGACTGTCCTTAAAATTGACCGACAACGAATGTCGTCGTCTTAATGACTTTAACTGGTTCCCGATTCAGGAAGTAGGCAAGCTGTTTATCGGCATCTTCCTTTCCATGATTCCAGCAATTGCTATCCTTAAAGCAGGCAAAGACGGTGCTCTTGCTTCTGTTATTAACATGGTAACAGACACAAACGGCGAGCCTGTTAACGTTATGTACTTCTGGCTGACAGGTATCCTGTCTTCATTCCTCGACAACGCTCCTACCTACCTTGTGTTCTTCAACACTGCGGGTGGAGACGCTGCTCACCTTATGGGGGATATGGCAAGCACCTTGCTGGCAGTTTCCGCAGGTGCTGTATTTATGGGTGCTAACACCTATATTGGTAACGCACCGAACTTTATGGTGCGTGCTATTGCAGAAGATCAGGGTGTAAAAATGCCTAGTTTCTTCGGCTATATGGCATGGTCATTCGGCATCCTTATCCCTATATTCCTTATGGTTACCTTCATCTTCTTTTAA